Proteins encoded in a region of the Paenibacillus sp. W2I17 genome:
- a CDS encoding decaprenyl-phosphate phosphoribosyltransferase — MSSPATGTGSTVSGLFRLLRPKQWTKNLLLFAALLFSFEEIRTETILATLLGFILFSLVAGCVYILNDFVDRDRDRQHPVKKYRPMASGQVNPSHALLFGIILLILSVGTAFMMNPLFGVLCIVYFLLNVSYSFVLKHLVILDMMTIAAGFVLRAIAGGVLIHVQFTPWFLICTMLLSLFLAIGKRRNELTLLEGNTGSHRKVLDKYSITLLDQFNTIVTTATIISYSLFTFTSDRTIHLMWTIPLVIYGMFRYLYLIHMKNQGGSPDRVLFEDKPILITVMLYVISVITIFAIFE, encoded by the coding sequence GTGTCTTCACCGGCAACAGGAACAGGCAGTACAGTGTCAGGATTATTCAGATTGTTAAGACCCAAACAGTGGACTAAAAATCTGCTGTTATTTGCTGCGTTACTATTCTCTTTTGAGGAGATTCGGACGGAAACCATTCTTGCGACGTTGCTTGGTTTTATTCTATTTAGCCTTGTTGCAGGCTGTGTTTATATTTTGAATGACTTTGTAGACCGGGACAGGGATCGACAGCATCCGGTGAAAAAGTATCGTCCTATGGCTTCTGGGCAGGTGAATCCGAGTCATGCTTTGTTGTTTGGCATTATTCTATTAATCCTTTCCGTAGGAACGGCCTTCATGATGAACCCTCTATTCGGGGTGTTATGTATCGTCTATTTCCTGTTGAATGTATCGTATTCATTTGTGCTGAAACATCTCGTTATCCTGGATATGATGACCATTGCAGCCGGCTTTGTACTTCGTGCCATTGCAGGTGGTGTGTTGATCCATGTGCAATTCACACCGTGGTTTTTGATCTGTACAATGCTGTTGTCGTTGTTTTTGGCCATTGGCAAACGCAGAAATGAACTTACGTTGCTTGAGGGAAATACGGGATCACATCGTAAGGTTTTGGATAAATACTCCATTACGTTACTGGATCAATTCAATACGATTGTGACGACAGCTACGATTATCAGTTATTCCCTGTTCACTTTCACTTCAGATCGAACCATTCATCTCATGTGGACGATTCCATTGGTCATTTACGGCATGTTCCGTTATCTGTATCTGATCCACATGAAGAACCAGGGAGGTTCGCCCGATCGTGTGCTGTTTGAGGACAAGCCCATATTAATTACGGTTATGTTGTATGTGATAAGTGTTATTACAATCTTTGCTATCTTTGAATAA
- a CDS encoding HAD-IB family hydrolase, which translates to MKSTKVAIFDIDKTIIRSDSMFQFVHYGVRRYPWQVWRLPLIALHTVLFKAGFMTVEQVKRSYFQEIERMSEKDLEHFFDTRLRTSIFAEASVEMQHRKEAGYHVLLVTASPHAYMKYFNNFPWVDHVIGTELVRHENGYTCRIDGSNCKGEEKVRRIQTYLSEKNMVIDYDQSCSYSDSLSDLPVMQLVSQRYFINKRVPNMEALTWGK; encoded by the coding sequence GTGAAAAGCACGAAAGTCGCCATTTTTGATATTGATAAAACGATCATACGCAGTGATTCCATGTTTCAATTTGTACATTACGGTGTTCGCCGTTACCCGTGGCAGGTATGGAGATTACCTCTCATTGCATTACATACCGTGTTATTCAAGGCAGGCTTCATGACTGTTGAACAAGTCAAACGATCCTACTTTCAAGAAATTGAGCGTATGTCTGAAAAAGATCTCGAACATTTCTTTGATACCCGCTTGCGTACGTCCATTTTTGCCGAGGCCAGTGTAGAGATGCAACATCGCAAAGAAGCAGGTTATCATGTCTTGCTGGTAACTGCATCTCCGCATGCCTATATGAAATACTTTAATAATTTTCCCTGGGTGGATCATGTAATTGGAACTGAACTTGTCCGTCATGAGAATGGTTACACATGCAGAATTGATGGCAGCAATTGCAAAGGGGAAGAGAAGGTACGCCGAATTCAGACTTATCTGAGTGAGAAGAATATGGTCATTGATTATGACCAGTCATGTTCCTACTCGGACTCCTTATCTGACCTTCCCGTCATGCAGCTAGTGAGCCAACGATACTTTATTAACAAGCGTGTTCCGAACATGGAGGCATTAACGTGGGGGAAATAA
- a CDS encoding EamA family transporter: protein MLVSAFLTATGQLFWKWGLTEWIYLGVGFLCYGLGAILMIKAFALEKLSVAYPLMCASYVFALIYGYFLLGEEITVQKLAAVVLLGIGVTLTSVDR, encoded by the coding sequence ATGCTCGTTTCCGCATTTCTGACAGCAACGGGTCAATTGTTCTGGAAATGGGGACTAACCGAGTGGATCTACCTGGGTGTTGGTTTTCTATGTTATGGACTTGGAGCGATTTTGATGATTAAAGCTTTTGCTCTGGAGAAACTCTCTGTTGCTTATCCTCTGATGTGTGCCAGTTACGTATTTGCCTTAATCTATGGATATTTTTTGCTTGGGGAAGAAATTACGGTGCAGAAGCTGGCAGCAGTTGTGTTGCTTGGAATCGGGGTGACATTAACCAGTGTTGATCGATAA
- a CDS encoding EamA family transporter: protein MLIDNWMVAVLIVMTLCGALGGAGLKAYASSRNRLHVLMGLGFYGTGALLNIVLLKFLPLTVVLPANALTYVWTLIIARLVFKETVGPLRWIGVACIMGGLLLLVF, encoded by the coding sequence GTGTTGATCGATAACTGGATGGTTGCCGTATTAATTGTCATGACGTTGTGTGGTGCACTGGGCGGGGCCGGACTGAAAGCTTATGCATCCAGTCGCAATCGTCTGCATGTACTCATGGGACTTGGATTCTACGGAACGGGTGCGTTGCTGAATATTGTATTGTTGAAGTTTCTTCCATTAACCGTAGTGTTGCCTGCGAACGCATTAACATATGTGTGGACTCTCATCATAGCGCGGCTGGTATTTAAAGAGACAGTGGGCCCTTTACGCTGGATTGGTGTGGCATGTATTATGGGTGGCCTACTGTTACTGGTGTTCTAG
- a CDS encoding DUF6080 domain-containing protein, translating to MNFLDYLFYNRRANWTAFYLFAGFALFYGLMNGSYVLYIENNAEMLGAYSPFNTTLFPINLFNFDPSMYYGDNSSSVIHPLISFLAVTLAAVAKLLGGNWFFLILQSLVNAGSVVLGYLFLSQKEDKPTIVPLLFALLFGFSSYLMYTALIPDSYPYVQFVILLSVVYMQYTRERQDVRYVPNALLASINFGLTSTNIVPFAAATFFNMHAWRNKANLKKYIGIMALAVLIIVVLTGIHYVAFGGRSWVSNWLLGIQNGGTSYATPFQFAVHWKALNMLTINPMMTPKMHLLDPGMAAFVTDLSRSNPIYVQITGIFILLLAFMGFIKGIREREVWTLVPYILFAFLLHVVVGFGLAVFQYDMYLYAGHYLFAFFLLGGGFVISLRPGLGKKVVIGLIMLCVIVTASNNIYRHVETLTTIKQSYDQLEQERSVN from the coding sequence ATGAACTTTTTAGATTACTTATTTTATAATCGCAGAGCCAACTGGACAGCCTTTTACCTGTTTGCAGGATTTGCTCTGTTCTATGGTTTAATGAACGGCTCGTATGTTCTGTACATTGAAAATAATGCAGAGATGCTTGGGGCGTATAGCCCATTTAATACAACGCTGTTTCCAATCAATTTATTCAACTTTGATCCTTCAATGTATTATGGGGACAACAGTTCTTCCGTGATCCATCCGCTGATCTCCTTTCTCGCAGTCACCCTTGCGGCTGTAGCGAAACTTCTGGGAGGCAACTGGTTCTTTCTAATCTTGCAATCGCTGGTGAATGCGGGTTCGGTGGTGCTGGGGTATCTGTTCCTGAGTCAAAAAGAAGATAAACCTACCATCGTACCGCTACTGTTTGCCTTACTGTTTGGTTTCAGTTCCTACTTAATGTATACCGCATTGATTCCGGACTCGTATCCGTATGTACAGTTCGTTATCCTGCTCTCAGTGGTTTACATGCAGTATACTCGTGAGCGTCAGGACGTACGTTATGTACCTAATGCATTGCTTGCATCGATTAACTTTGGACTAACCTCGACAAACATCGTACCGTTTGCTGCTGCCACTTTCTTCAATATGCATGCATGGCGCAATAAGGCGAATTTGAAAAAATACATCGGGATCATGGCATTGGCGGTTCTGATCATCGTCGTATTAACTGGCATTCATTACGTTGCCTTTGGAGGTCGAAGCTGGGTTAGTAACTGGCTGTTGGGCATTCAAAATGGTGGAACCAGCTATGCAACACCATTCCAGTTCGCTGTTCATTGGAAAGCATTGAACATGTTAACTATTAATCCGATGATGACACCGAAGATGCATTTACTGGACCCGGGCATGGCAGCCTTTGTTACGGATCTATCCCGTTCCAATCCAATCTATGTGCAGATTACAGGTATCTTTATTTTACTACTGGCATTTATGGGCTTCATTAAGGGCATTCGTGAACGTGAAGTGTGGACCCTTGTGCCATATATTCTGTTTGCCTTTTTGCTTCATGTCGTCGTGGGCTTTGGTCTGGCTGTATTTCAATATGATATGTACCTGTATGCGGGGCATTATCTGTTTGCATTCTTCCTGTTGGGTGGAGGTTTTGTCATCAGCCTTCGTCCGGGATTGGGGAAAAAAGTGGTTATAGGCTTGATCATGTTATGTGTTATCGTTACGGCCAGTAACAACATCTATCGCCATGTAGAAACATTAACAACAATCAAACAATCCTATGATCAGTTGGAACAGGAACGCTCAGTGAATTAA
- a CDS encoding YhgE/Pip family protein, translating into MYLGRLATFLTIGLLQAICVTLGDILILGTYVADKLWFVLFAMLVSAVFVTITYTLLSVFGNIGKGIAIIFMVFQFSSSGGTFPISMTSPFFQALNPFMPFTYAISLLRESVGGILWSTAIKDILWLCMFIALSLIVALALKRPLSSLTKRSAENAKKTKIIA; encoded by the coding sequence TTGTATCTTGGACGTCTCGCTACTTTTCTGACCATTGGGTTACTTCAGGCGATATGCGTCACCCTGGGAGATATCTTAATCCTGGGTACCTATGTCGCAGATAAACTGTGGTTTGTCCTGTTTGCCATGCTGGTGAGTGCCGTATTTGTCACCATAACGTACACCCTGCTATCCGTATTTGGGAATATCGGAAAAGGGATCGCCATTATCTTCATGGTGTTCCAGTTCTCCAGCTCCGGCGGTACGTTCCCAATCAGCATGACATCACCCTTTTTCCAAGCATTGAATCCGTTCATGCCCTTCACGTATGCGATCAGTCTGCTGCGTGAGTCGGTCGGCGGGATATTGTGGTCTACTGCCATCAAGGATATTCTGTGGTTGTGTATGTTCATCGCGCTGAGTCTCATTGTTGCTCTCGCTTTGAAACGTCCACTCAGCAGTCTCACCAAACGTTCAGCCGAGAATGCCAAAAAGACCAAAATTATTGCTTAA
- a CDS encoding YhgE/Pip domain-containing protein, with amino-acid sequence MRHIWHVYKTDWLHILKVPTGIFLIVAIILLPGVYDWVNVKSVWDPYSNTQGIKIAVTSEDAGATVEGTNINIGDELVSSLKNNEKLGWTFVDRAEASRGVQTGEYYASLLIPGDFSSKITGIVDGKLERPEVIYTVNEKVNAIAPKITGSGVSAITTQINENFTEAVSEAVLTKLKEAGVEINTQLPTLRKMENGIFTLEKNLPAIQAAGQKVLEVEKAMPEIVKDAQKIVEIEKKLPEINEAAQYVLKVQEYWPQINDAASEVLAIQGRIPDIQKAVERIREVDENFGQVADIIQTALDKTNKALSIVTAAEQDLDKVSQIAGNGIELAEGLNQFVDSSEEAFQTIGPAIRQNLLLVQQITNAAGEVFTQLQNSDLNNLPTVEDLDRIASRLGIAVKLVDSMAELLGNINKLLPSQPLADKITQLNSISDKLQLQIRLAGIISDAMRRNTTPPTDVIAQLNTLSKDISSGIGNILNTYEIEISPALAAGADKLRSILSTSAETLQGAKDRIPDIADILASAKEGIMFGQTELMKIQSELPQVQSKIHEISETLANKSEGFIQALNTVSSLIRTDLPKLGSKLNEAANFVRNDLPNAEKQIGKASDFVQNQLPEVEKGVHRVATLVRDDLPALESAISKAADKLREVEGNNQFAELAKLLRGDIEEESAFLASPVQIKEQQLYPIPNYGSAMSPFYGVLSLWVWLNTADFSASCRS; translated from the coding sequence ATGCGTCACATTTGGCACGTTTACAAAACAGACTGGTTACATATTCTGAAGGTTCCCACAGGTATATTTCTAATTGTGGCTATTATTCTACTTCCCGGAGTGTATGACTGGGTCAACGTGAAGTCCGTATGGGACCCGTACAGTAATACCCAGGGGATCAAAATTGCAGTGACAAGCGAGGACGCGGGTGCGACTGTTGAAGGAACCAATATTAATATCGGAGACGAACTGGTATCCAGCCTCAAAAACAACGAAAAGCTGGGCTGGACTTTTGTAGATCGAGCTGAGGCTAGTCGGGGGGTACAAACAGGAGAATATTATGCCAGCCTGCTCATTCCCGGAGACTTTTCGTCCAAAATTACAGGTATCGTTGACGGAAAGCTGGAACGCCCAGAGGTAATCTATACCGTTAATGAAAAGGTGAATGCCATTGCTCCTAAAATCACAGGCTCTGGTGTATCTGCCATAACAACACAAATCAATGAAAATTTCACTGAAGCCGTTAGTGAGGCCGTCCTAACCAAGTTGAAGGAAGCCGGGGTTGAAATTAACACCCAGCTTCCAACTTTGCGCAAGATGGAGAATGGCATTTTTACACTGGAGAAAAATCTTCCGGCTATTCAAGCCGCAGGTCAAAAGGTTCTGGAAGTAGAAAAAGCCATGCCCGAGATTGTAAAAGATGCTCAAAAGATCGTTGAAATCGAGAAAAAACTGCCTGAAATCAATGAAGCAGCACAGTATGTGCTCAAGGTGCAGGAGTATTGGCCACAAATTAATGATGCGGCTTCCGAAGTGCTGGCTATTCAAGGGCGGATACCGGATATACAAAAAGCGGTAGAACGCATTCGAGAAGTGGATGAAAACTTTGGCCAGGTAGCAGATATCATCCAAACGGCGTTGGATAAAACCAACAAAGCTCTGTCTATCGTAACGGCAGCAGAGCAAGATTTGGACAAAGTATCACAAATCGCTGGCAACGGGATTGAGCTTGCAGAGGGATTAAATCAGTTCGTGGATTCCAGTGAAGAAGCGTTTCAGACAATTGGCCCGGCGATCCGCCAAAATCTGCTGCTGGTGCAGCAGATTACTAACGCTGCAGGAGAAGTATTTACACAATTGCAAAATTCGGATCTTAATAACCTTCCTACAGTAGAAGATCTCGACCGGATTGCTTCGCGTTTAGGGATTGCGGTAAAACTCGTGGACAGTATGGCAGAACTATTGGGCAACATCAATAAATTGCTTCCAAGCCAACCGCTTGCCGATAAAATTACACAACTGAACTCCATTTCTGATAAACTTCAGTTGCAAATCCGCTTGGCTGGCATCATCAGTGATGCCATGCGTCGTAATACAACTCCACCGACAGACGTCATCGCTCAGTTAAATACTCTCTCGAAGGACATCAGCAGCGGGATTGGCAATATCTTAAACACCTATGAAATTGAAATATCGCCTGCACTTGCAGCTGGTGCGGACAAGCTCAGGTCTATCCTCTCCACCTCAGCAGAAACTCTACAAGGAGCAAAGGATCGTATTCCGGATATTGCGGACATTCTTGCATCTGCCAAAGAAGGAATTATGTTTGGGCAGACCGAGTTGATGAAAATCCAGAGCGAACTGCCTCAAGTACAATCTAAGATCCATGAGATATCAGAGACACTCGCAAACAAAAGTGAAGGTTTTATCCAAGCTTTGAACACAGTGTCTTCATTAATTCGAACCGATCTGCCCAAGCTGGGAAGCAAACTGAACGAAGCTGCTAATTTTGTTCGTAATGATCTGCCTAATGCCGAGAAACAGATAGGCAAGGCATCCGATTTTGTCCAGAACCAGCTTCCGGAGGTCGAAAAAGGAGTACATCGTGTTGCCACGCTGGTACGTGATGATCTGCCAGCTTTGGAAAGTGCCATCAGTAAGGCTGCTGACAAACTTAGGGAAGTCGAAGGTAATAACCAGTTTGCCGAACTTGCCAAACTTTTGCGTGGTGATATCGAAGAAGAAAGTGCTTTCCTTGCAAGTCCAGTGCAAATTAAGGAACAACAGCTTTACCCAATTCCGAATTATGGATCGGCTATGTCACCATTTTATGGCGTGCTGTCCTTGTGGGTTTGGCTCAACACTGCTGATTTCTCTGCTTCGTGCCGAAGCTGA
- the pyrR gene encoding bifunctional pyr operon transcriptional regulator/uracil phosphoribosyltransferase PyrR has protein sequence MSTETHVIMDETAIRRALTRIAHEILEKNKGIDDCVLVGIRTRGVYLAERIAAKIEEIEGAKVPWGELDVTPYRDDRLDENKANRKEMLIMTPESLSIHNKKVILFDDVLYTGRTIRAAMDALMDCGRPQNIQLAVLADRGHRELPIRPDFIGKNVPTSKSEEIEVALMETDGQDEVKITQNRGEQA, from the coding sequence ATGAGCACAGAGACACATGTCATTATGGATGAGACGGCGATCCGCCGCGCACTAACACGGATTGCCCATGAGATATTGGAGAAAAACAAAGGAATCGACGATTGTGTGTTGGTCGGTATCCGTACACGCGGGGTTTACCTGGCAGAACGGATTGCCGCCAAGATTGAAGAAATCGAGGGCGCCAAAGTCCCCTGGGGAGAACTGGATGTGACTCCTTACCGCGATGACCGCTTGGACGAAAATAAAGCGAATCGCAAGGAAATGTTGATTATGACACCTGAATCACTTTCGATCCATAACAAAAAAGTGATTTTGTTCGATGATGTGCTTTATACCGGACGGACGATTCGCGCAGCGATGGATGCTCTGATGGACTGTGGAAGACCGCAGAACATTCAGCTGGCTGTACTCGCAGACCGCGGACACCGGGAACTTCCAATTCGACCTGATTTTATCGGCAAGAATGTGCCGACTTCCAAATCAGAGGAGATCGAAGTTGCACTCATGGAAACGGACGGACAGGACGAAGTCAAAATCACTCAGAACCGGGGGGAGCAAGCATAA
- a CDS encoding aspartate carbamoyltransferase catalytic subunit produces MITQTALRDRSLLGLKELSRGEIESILNRAAHWEAQKEKLAPVLESRFVANMFFENSTRTRFSFEMAEKRLGAQVLNFTAAASSVEKGESIYDTVRTLESMGIDAGVIRLKPAGVLQQLAQKVNVPLVNAGDGNNEHPTQALLDLYTMRKAFGELKGLRVSIIGDILHSRVARSNLWALQKFGADVRFCAPQTMQAPELAEHAPYVGLEEALDADVVMMLRVQLERHQHGLITSAEDYREHYGLTEERASRLKPSTIIMHPAPVNRNVEVDDAVVESEASRIFPQMANGVPIRMAVMERAMKL; encoded by the coding sequence ATGATTACACAGACAGCATTGAGAGACCGAAGCTTGCTTGGACTGAAGGAACTTAGTCGAGGAGAAATCGAGTCCATTCTGAACCGAGCGGCTCACTGGGAAGCGCAGAAAGAGAAACTGGCTCCGGTACTGGAATCACGCTTTGTTGCGAACATGTTCTTCGAGAACAGCACACGTACCCGCTTCTCCTTCGAAATGGCAGAGAAACGCCTGGGTGCACAAGTGCTGAACTTTACGGCAGCCGCATCCAGTGTGGAAAAAGGAGAGTCCATCTACGATACGGTACGAACACTTGAGTCGATGGGCATTGATGCAGGCGTGATCCGGTTGAAACCGGCAGGCGTTCTGCAACAACTGGCTCAGAAAGTGAATGTACCACTCGTGAACGCCGGAGACGGCAACAATGAGCATCCCACACAGGCGTTGCTGGATCTCTACACGATGAGGAAAGCATTTGGCGAACTGAAGGGCTTGCGTGTCTCCATCATTGGTGACATCCTGCATAGCCGTGTAGCGCGTTCCAACCTGTGGGCACTGCAAAAGTTTGGTGCAGATGTACGCTTCTGTGCTCCGCAAACGATGCAGGCACCGGAACTCGCAGAGCATGCTCCTTATGTCGGTCTTGAAGAAGCGCTGGATGCAGATGTAGTCATGATGCTCCGTGTTCAACTGGAACGTCATCAACATGGCTTAATTACTTCAGCTGAGGATTATCGCGAACACTACGGATTGACGGAAGAACGGGCATCACGCCTAAAACCAAGCACCATTATCATGCACCCTGCTCCTGTGAATCGCAACGTCGAGGTAGATGACGCGGTTGTGGAAAGTGAAGCATCGCGGATCTTCCCGCAGATGGCAAACGGCGTTCCAATCCGCATGGCGGTTATGGAACGTGCGATGAAACTGTAA
- a CDS encoding dihydroorotase, with product MLQIIKNANVLNQKGELERKTIIIDEGKIKKIAGLEDQAVLDAEKSAQSVTDASGKLVIPGLIDMHVHLREPGFEHKETIETGARSAAQGGFTTIACMPNTRPVTDTAEVVKMVLDKAKEADLVKVLPYAAITKNELGRELTDFAALKEAGAIGFTDDGVGVQNAQMMKDAMSLAASMDMPVIAHCEDDSLVVGGYVTEGEFSKRHGIKGIPNESEAIHVGRDILLAEATGVHYHVCHVSTEQSVRLIRLAKSIGIKVTAEVCPHHLVLSDEDIPGMDANWKMNPPLRSPRDVQACIEGLLDGTLDMIVTDHAPHSEEEKAKGMELAPFGIVGFETAFPLLYTKFVETGLWSLDFLVQRMTADPARVFRLDTGKLEEGAPADITMIDLNEEKAVDPATFATKGRNTPFTGWKLKGWATQTWVDGKSVWSNTVQQ from the coding sequence ATGCTACAGATTATAAAAAACGCGAACGTCTTGAACCAAAAAGGGGAACTTGAACGGAAAACCATCATTATAGATGAAGGTAAAATTAAAAAGATCGCTGGTCTGGAAGACCAAGCCGTACTGGATGCCGAAAAGTCAGCGCAAAGTGTGACAGACGCATCAGGCAAACTGGTCATTCCGGGACTGATCGATATGCACGTGCATCTGCGTGAACCTGGATTCGAACACAAAGAGACAATCGAGACAGGTGCCCGTTCAGCAGCACAAGGTGGTTTTACAACGATCGCTTGCATGCCGAACACGAGACCAGTTACAGATACAGCGGAAGTTGTGAAAATGGTATTGGATAAAGCCAAAGAAGCTGATCTGGTTAAAGTATTGCCTTATGCAGCCATTACAAAAAACGAACTGGGTCGTGAACTTACCGATTTTGCTGCATTGAAAGAAGCAGGCGCTATTGGATTCACAGATGACGGCGTAGGCGTACAAAACGCTCAAATGATGAAGGATGCCATGAGCCTCGCAGCAAGCATGGATATGCCAGTGATCGCTCACTGTGAAGATGACTCACTGGTTGTTGGTGGATATGTGACGGAAGGTGAGTTTTCGAAGCGCCACGGCATCAAAGGGATTCCAAATGAATCCGAAGCCATCCACGTTGGCCGTGATATCTTGCTCGCAGAAGCAACGGGAGTTCACTACCATGTCTGTCACGTAAGTACAGAGCAATCGGTTCGTCTGATTCGTCTAGCGAAGTCCATAGGCATTAAAGTAACTGCTGAGGTATGTCCGCACCATCTGGTGTTGTCGGATGAAGATATCCCGGGCATGGACGCCAACTGGAAAATGAACCCGCCGCTACGCTCACCACGCGATGTGCAGGCTTGTATCGAAGGTTTGCTAGACGGCACGCTGGACATGATCGTAACTGATCACGCGCCACACAGTGAAGAAGAGAAAGCCAAAGGCATGGAGCTGGCACCTTTCGGAATCGTAGGATTCGAAACAGCCTTCCCGCTGCTGTACACCAAGTTTGTGGAAACAGGGCTGTGGAGCTTGGACTTCCTGGTGCAACGTATGACAGCTGATCCGGCACGTGTATTCCGACTGGATACAGGCAAACTGGAAGAGGGAGCACCAGCGGATATCACGATGATTGACCTGAATGAGGAAAAAGCAGTTGATCCTGCAACGTTTGCAACCAAAGGAAGAAACACCCCATTCACAGGCTGGAAGCTGAAAGGCTGGGCCACACAAACATGGGTGGATGGCAAAAGCGTATGGAGCAACACTGTACAACAATAA
- the carA gene encoding glutamine-hydrolyzing carbamoyl-phosphate synthase small subunit, whose product MQAQARLLLEDGTLFTGKAFGAEGETTGEVVFNTGITGYQEVLSDPSYCGQIVTMTYPLIGNYGITRDDFESIRPYVHGFVVRRHEPTPSNWRAEYSVDNLLKEYGIVGISEIDTRMLTRRIRHHGTMKGILTTGSKPVEELLEMMGDTTIAELRNQVPMTSTEHVYNSPGTAERIVLVDYGAKTGILRELSKRNCDVVVVPHDVTADEIRRLNPDGIQLSNGPGDPKDVPHAVKMISELLGEYPIFGICLGHQLFALAAGADTEKLKFGHRGGNHPVKELESGRCFITSQNHGFTVNEESVKSTDLEVTHINNNDKTIEGLKHKSFPAFSVQYHPEAAPGPYDNSYLFDRFIEMIREHKITNPQKPRQAVLAAAVKGAQ is encoded by the coding sequence ATGCAGGCACAGGCAAGATTATTGTTGGAAGACGGCACACTGTTCACCGGGAAAGCATTTGGTGCTGAAGGTGAAACTACAGGTGAGGTCGTTTTTAATACGGGAATTACAGGCTATCAAGAGGTGCTTTCGGATCCTTCCTATTGCGGTCAAATCGTAACCATGACGTATCCGCTGATCGGAAACTACGGCATTACGCGTGATGACTTTGAGTCGATTCGTCCATACGTACACGGTTTCGTTGTGCGTCGTCATGAGCCAACGCCGAGCAACTGGCGTGCGGAATACAGCGTAGACAATCTGCTCAAGGAATACGGCATCGTAGGAATCAGCGAAATTGATACACGCATGTTGACTCGCCGGATTCGTCACCACGGCACAATGAAGGGAATTCTCACAACAGGATCGAAGCCTGTGGAAGAACTGCTGGAGATGATGGGAGACACTACCATTGCCGAGCTGCGTAACCAGGTGCCTATGACTTCTACGGAGCATGTCTACAATAGCCCGGGAACGGCTGAACGTATTGTGCTCGTGGATTATGGTGCTAAAACAGGAATCTTGCGCGAACTCAGCAAACGTAACTGTGACGTTGTTGTTGTTCCACACGATGTAACAGCAGACGAGATTCGTCGCCTTAACCCGGACGGCATTCAACTATCCAATGGCCCTGGGGACCCGAAAGACGTACCTCACGCAGTTAAGATGATCAGTGAACTGCTTGGCGAATACCCGATCTTCGGCATCTGCCTGGGTCACCAGTTGTTCGCACTCGCGGCAGGAGCAGACACCGAAAAACTCAAGTTTGGACATCGCGGAGGAAACCACCCGGTGAAAGAACTGGAGAGCGGACGTTGCTTCATCACATCCCAGAACCATGGATTTACCGTAAACGAAGAGTCTGTGAAGAGTACAGACCTGGAAGTTACTCATATCAACAATAACGATAAGACCATTGAAGGTCTGAAACATAAATCATTCCCGGCATTCTCGGTTCAATATCACCCTGAAGCAGCCCCGGGTCCTTACGACAACAGCTACCTGTTCGACCGCTTCATCGAGATGATTCGCGAGCACAAGATCACTAACCCGCAAAAGCCGCGTCAAGCCGTATTGGCAGCCGCAGTGAAAGGAGCACAATAA